The Mobula hypostoma chromosome 9, sMobHyp1.1, whole genome shotgun sequence genomic sequence ATGGGATTATGTTTTTTTCTGATTCCAGCTACTTTATGAAAATTTGATGCACAAATATGTAGCATTAGCTTGACTTCATATGTGTCCTTTCTTTATCTTCGGTTTGATAACAAATACAGATGTATTCTATTTACAGGCAGAAAAAGTACATGAACTGAATGAAGAAATAGGAAAGCTTTTGGCTAAAGCTGAACAACTTGGAGCTGAAGGAAATGTAGAAGAATCTCAGAAAGTCATGCAGGAAGTAGAAAGAGTGCGAACAAAAAAGAGGGAAGCAGAGGTATCTGCTTTATTTTTTTAACAAGTGTGTGTTAATGCACTGATTCCACATGAAATTGCTGTGGCCAATTTGGAACATTTGAGATTTCACATTTAAATTTCTAGTGGTCAGTTTTTGCTTTTGGTAGCTTGTAATCCAACTGTCATATGCGTGCATATTGAGATTTTCTACCATTTTTGCTGGTACTTAAAGTAAATGATTTTTTTGTATATGCTGTCAGTTAATGGGATGTGGGCAACCAGACTCTCACAAGTGTTGAGATGTAGgataaaaaaagtttttaaaacaaAGCATTGATGCAATATATTTAATAATCAATACCAGGGAAATGCAGTGCTTCTTGGAAAACTTGGAAATTTAGTGTCCATTTTAAAATTACTAACTTGCCAGTGCCCTTTGATTAAAATGTTTTTGCATTAATTCCTGTTCGGAAATCATTACTGAAAATTTCTCATTGATGTCCCACTATGCATAGGTCACAAATAGATTAGATTATAGAAACAATTAGGGAAAATTGACACTGGGGCTGAGAAATCTGAGGAAATATTTAAAGTTTAATATAAGACAAAGGCTTTTTTTTGGAGAAGGGAATGTGGAAAAGTCATGCAGAAAGATAATACTCGAGAGAAATAGTTGATATTGACTAGATGGAGTATTTATGTCAAATGAGCTAATCACTGGTATATAATTTTAATTGTTAAATTTGGTGTTTTGATATTAAAGATGTTTGTTCATTGTTTGTTATGCTTAGGATGAATATAGGAATTCAATGCCTGCTTCTAGCTTCCAGCAACAGAAACTGCGtgtctgtgaaatttgttctgcGTACCTTGGCCTTCATGATAATGATCGCCGACTTGCTGATCATTTTGGAGGCAAGCTGCACTTGGGATTCATTCAAATACGAGAGAAGCTAGATCACCTAAAGGtattttttaaattgtattagAAAATACATCAAAGAACTGTAGAATGTTGTGGGTGCAAGGTTTCTATAAAGCAAATGTTTTCATCCATTTATGTTTGGCCAGAATATTGGAAATTATTTTAATACGTTGCTTTTTATAGATAAAACTGGTCATTTTTAACTAGTAGTCAAGATGAATGTTTCTGCAGTTTCATTTATTCCTTCATTTGGAATTATAGAAAATTGTTGCAGAGAAACAAGAAAGAAGGAATCAAGAACGATTAAAGCGAagagaagaaagagagaaagaagagaggaTGAAAAGAAAGTAAGATAAATTGCACATATACCACTGAATGCCATTAAGATTTAATTCTCTTTAGAGCAATGGTTTTAGTTTAATGCATTCTGATTAATAATTGGTCTTAGCAACTAAAATACAAAATCTTGTTCTATAGGTATCTATTGTGTTTCTATAATCTATTAAATATTGTTTTGCAGGTCCAGATCACGTAGCAGGGATCATAAGCGGTAGGTTTATTGTGCTGCAAAATAGTTTGTTATTTTTAATCAGGTGAAGGAAGAACTTTAGCTTTAAAATTTCTCATAACCTTTTGTTTTACATGTATTGTACTTGCATTGAAAGTTTGATGTATCAGTTTTTTTACTGAGAAAGGTACTGATTGGAAAAAGTCCCTATGTTTTATTGACTTCTCATCATgcacttccagaaatttcagtttGCCTTTTTAACAAAGGTTTATCATATTTGGTTATATTTTTAAGGGAAATTATAAATGACATATTCAGTAAATTGTATTTGAATAAATCTATTTAACATTTGATTTAATACTTCACATGCTTTAATAGTGCCACTGAATAGATACTTTTTTTTAGATTGGAGACTGACATTTTACAGTATTTCCCTACACACATCAACAGGAAAAGAAATCTCACGTCATGAAAATTTGAGATGTTTTTCTTTTTCTAAAATGTTATTAAGAGAAAATTGAAGATTGAAGTCCACACAGTGGTAAAACCAGCAATTTGTTTGCAGTACACTAATATGAACCATTTGGGTTGTATTCAACAAAATGTTTAAATTTGAAACTATCTTAAGGTTCCATATAAAACTTGAAAGCACATGTTATTAATTTTGAATGGTGAGGAAAAGTGAGATCTTTCCCCAATTACTTGTGTTGCATGTTTTTACCTTTAAAGAGCATAACGTGATGGTAGGAATATCACAAAGCACCTACGGTCAGGTGGAATGGTTGGGGGAGGGCTTGTGGGGTGAAGGCTTTGCCCTCAGGAACACTGTGTGAGAACTTGATGGTTCCAGATAGTTGGCAGCATTTTCAGCATTGATCTATCTTGACTCTTGACCCATTTTCATAATGATACCGGTATTTATGAACCAACTTTTAAAAAGGCATGGATCTCTGTACTGCCAACTTCTATCTATTCCCAAATCTGTGATTTGGGATCCAGGTCATGACGCTGTGTTCAttttccttcatagatgctggttgacctgctgaatttctctagCATATATGTGGGTTGATCCTGAGACCTTTATCCGTTTTGTTTCTGCATCCCAGGATATCTGTACCAGATTCTTGCAAGCTATTCCTCAAACTTTTCTCTGCTGTGTTTGCCACCAGCTGTTATAAGTGTCCATTGTGCTGCTGTATGTATGTACTAATACTCCTGCATGCTCTGGCTCACTGAGAAAAGCAGGGTAAATCTGCTAAcacaagattctggaaatcttgaccaaaacgcacaaaatgctggaggaactcagcaaatcaggaagcatcaatggaggggaataaacagttgacttttcgtgccaagacccttcatcaggacggaaaAGGTAGGGactgaggccagaataagaaggttgggggagaagACGTGGTGCAGGCTACCATGTGATGTTGAAACCAAGTTGTTGAGTGGTGGAAGGGGATGAAGTAATAAATAGAAGGGATAAAGGGCTGATGAAGTAGCAATCTTTtcggagagggcagtggaccgtagaagaaagtgaaggaggaaggacaccagagggcaggtgaggagaagagaaggggtgacagGGGAACCAGAATATGGAATGGAAAAAAGAGTAGGGGAAGGGggagacattaccagaagttagacaagattggtgttcatgccatcagttgaaggttactcagacagaatatgaagtgctgCTGGGCTAGGAGAACCAGATATTGTAGTTGACCTTGACAGGCTGtcacctcacccggaaggactttTGGGGTCCCGGAATGATGGTGAGAGGTGGtctaggggcaggtgtagcatgtATCCCACAGGATAAGTGGATAAGGATAAGTGCAAGTAGGAGGATCAGTGGGAAGGAATGAGTGAACAAGGGAGTAATGTAGAACATAATCTATGGAAGGCGGAGTGGGGTAGGGAAAAATGTGCTAATTACTGGTAGGATCCTGTTTTAGGtgatggaagttatggagaatgatgtgctagaTATGGAGGCTTGTGGGATTATAGATAAAACTAAGGGGAACCATAGTCGTGTTATGGCGGGAGGATagtatgaggactgatgtgtggtAACATTGGAGAAGGATGAGGGTGGCATACATAATGTGGAaggaggaggatatttcagatttCCGGAATGGAGAGCTCCATCCTGAGAACAggtgtggtggagatggaggagctGAGAGAAGTgatagttttttttccccaagtggcagggtggaaagaggtataaTCAAGATTACTATGATAGTAGATAAATCTACTGATCGCAGTCTAATTTAAGATGAACATTGATTTACTTGAAAGCAGAGAGAAACTGAAGTTATTTTCATAGGACAGgaaag encodes the following:
- the luc7l gene encoding putative RNA-binding protein Luc7-like 1 isoform X6; translated protein: MDLGECTKIHDLALRADYEIAAKERDLFFELDAMEHLESFIVDCDRRTDIAKKRLAETQEEISAEVAAKAEKVHELNEEIGKLLAKAEQLGAEGNVEESQKVMQEVERVRTKKREAEDEYRNSMPASSFQQQKLRVCEICSAYLGLHDNDRRLADHFGGKLHLGFIQIREKLDHLKKIVAEKQERRNQERLKRREEREKEERMKRKSRSRSRDHKRSRSRDHRRRRSSSPAHERRRSRSRSRSRERERRRRYRSRSHSRSRGHCRSSRDKSRDRSSKHK